In a single window of the Lodderomyces elongisporus chromosome 4, complete sequence genome:
- the YPT7 gene encoding Rab GTPase ypt7: MSSRKKTLLKVIILGDSGVGKTSLMQQFVNNKFSQQYKATIGADFLTKEIPIDNNKSVTLQIWDTAGQERFQSLGVAFYRGADCCVLCFDVTNEKSLNNLTSWKDEFLVQSNVSNPQDFPFIIIGNKIDVDDSKKIPSLQKKLHNITHNQLGGLNYPVFETSAKDSVNVEAAFEVVAKMALQQEELNAANADLNDNYNDAINIHLESESSTCGC, translated from the coding sequence CTCTGGTGTCGGTAAAACCTCACTTATGCAACAATTTGTCAATAACAAATTCAGTCAGCAATATAAAGCAACCATTGGTGCTGATTTCCTCACCAAGGAAATACCTATTGACAATAATAAATCAGTCACATTACAGATATGGGATACCGCTGGGCAAGAGAGATTTCAAAGTCTTGGTGTTGCTTTCTATAGAGGTGCTGATTGCTGTGTATTGTGCTTTGATGtgacaaatgaaaaatcaTTGAATAACCTCACGAGTTGGAAAGATGAGTTTCTTGTCCAGCTGAATGTCTCAAATCCACAAGATTTTCCCTTTATTATCATTGGCAACAAGATTGACGTGGATGATTCAAAAAAGATTCCTAGTttacaaaagaaacttCATAATATCACACATAATCAATTAGGTGGATTGAATTACCCAGTGTTTGAAACAAGTGCGAAGGACTCCGTCAATGTTGAAGCAGCATTTGAGGTTGTAGCCAAGATGGCATtacaacaagaagaattgAATGCTGCTAACGCTGATTTAAATGATAATTATAATGATGCAATCAATATTCATTTAGAGTCAGAATCCAGCACCTGTGGCTGTTAA